A region from the Leopardus geoffroyi isolate Oge1 chromosome E3, O.geoffroyi_Oge1_pat1.0, whole genome shotgun sequence genome encodes:
- the LOC123588838 gene encoding homeobox protein ESX1-like, which yields MCFSPLRACELEKVMAEQSREVAYLKCRLEVIHKQRLPEESRRHKPMAAGPDREIPPWRGYRPPTPSAPWWPLGPYPPPPPPPFEPLANPEAGVAPVSQNKHFTKNAEKDKGSVDPWGPPLLTGRFCTPYPRGPPMGYRACPPPEPWWPWGPPQTCLPTLHGVSCGDGMGLYTQKQT from the exons ATGTGTTTCTCCCcgctcagggcttgtgagttggagAAGGTGAtggcagagcagagcagggaggtCGCCTACTTGAAATGCAG ACTGGAAGTCATCCACAAACAGAGGCTTCCAGAggaatccaggaggcacaaaccAATGGCAGCAGGACCTGACAGAGAGATACCTCCATGGAGAG GCTATCGGCCACCCACCCCTTCTGCACCCTGGTGGCCTCTAGGACCTtaccctccacctccacctccaccattTG AGCCTTTAGCCAATCCAGAAGCTGGTGTCGCTCCCGTAAGTCAAAACAAGCACTTTACCAAAAATGCTGAAAAGGACAAG GGCAGCGTGGATCCATGGGGACCTCCTCTGCTAACTGGAAGATTCTGCACACCCTACCCTCGAGGTCCCCCCATGGGCTATAGGGCATGTCCACCTCCTGAACCTTGGTGGCCCTGGGGACCACCCCAGACCTGTCTACCTACACTGCATG GTGTCTCTTGTGGAGATGGAATGGGGCTGTATACACAAAAGCAGACATAG